The DNA segment CCCACTGAAAAGGAAAGCTCTGCTGGCCCCAGGCCCAGCAGGGAAATGCTGTGCTCTGCAACTCCGGAGGGATTTACAGGCTCTGACCCAGTCTGAGAGTCAGAACTCAGCCCGGGCAGGGGGAGGGATTTCTCCTGTCCCCACCGAGCAGGATGGCTCAGCCTTTGCAtttggggggcaggaggggaagggggggagtGTCTTCCAGACAGCTTGGAAGGTTAGATGAGGTAACCCCTGAAGGTGTGACCTTCTCTGGGTGGCTCTGGCTGGGGGCAGTGACAGGCTGTGTGGGGGGGACagtgctctgccctccctgtgctggggggtgacagcccctgtccctgtgcagctggagtcaccctgtgctccctgctgaCGTCTGTGGCCGAGCAGGACACGCAGGCACGTCACCCTCCGTGCCTGGATCCCTGCCCAGGACCGTGCTGGGAGctccaggaggcagcagaggagcaggatgtGTGGGAAGCAGCCACAGGAGAGGCACTGGGAGTGCTGAGCTCAGTGCAGGGGTGAGGCCCAGCCCCGCTGGTTTCTGATCTCATCTTAAGCAATTTTGAATGAATCTTCTATTAATTAAAGTGCTGTAAAGATCTCGTGGCATGGACACTTTTTGCATTCACAGCTGGCCAAAGTCAGTGCTATCAACTATCCCAAGTATGTCAGAATGATGGGAAGCAAACTTTAGTCTAGAAAATCCAGTagacattaattttcttcttttggtcATTTGTAGCTTGCTGCCTCACAGAGAAAATAACTTCACTAAAATGAAGACAAGAGCGGCAGGGGCTGCTTTAGCTCactagaaatttaaaaatgaaatgcacatattctttatttttgtattaatacACTGTAACTGCTTTACAGAGTCCAGCAGATCAGTTGCATGTAAATACTACGGATGAACTTGCCAAACTGGAGCTCACAAAACTAGTGCATTTATCCCAAAGCAGAGACTAAACCCTCTaactccttaaaaaaatacGTTAAAGAAcataccacacacacacatattgCACTTTTCTCCGTATGAAATTTGTACCCCATATACATCACACCAAAGTCTCTTCAAAGGAGTCTGTAATACAAGATAATAAAGCTAGTAATTACTCTGACAGTAGTGTACACAGTTCTCTAATGTTAGACAGGACAGAtctgaacaaaaaaagccacttcAAAGGAGTAAGAAGTGGTGCCCAATGGATACTCTCTGTATGAGGAGGCTTTAGAAGCCTTTTAGTCTAATTGGCTTAAAGGAAATGACATGAAATGTTAAATATGCTTTTGGCTGAGGGGAAGAGCCAGTCTAAACTACGTTAAAAAATACTGTAGGttccccctgcccagcactgcaaagctCAAAGGAGCTCAGACTCGTTGGCACATCCTGATAAAGGAACTGCAGAACTCCAGAACGGAATTATTTTCATCCTTTGAGTCCTGAAATGTGCAGGATCctggagtgggatggggaaggaagtggttgcagctctggcagtgccccagctcctggagcagagggatccTGGGGGCAGCTTTCACTGCTCAGTTCCTCCAGTGTTGGGACAGACACTgaaacccagcccagcccgtgCTGGTTatgctgtggggtggggaaggaggaatgAAAGGACAGGACTctctgtttccccttttcctccctctgcagcagggcagtgcctggCCTGGCATGCTGCAGGTTTTCCAGGCTGGTTCCCTCCCCTCTGGCAGTCactgcagtggcacaggggTGTCACACTGACTGCGCTGGATGAGTTCCCTTCGGAAGGGAAACCACACCATAAAaacctcctccccctcagctATTGAAAGTGGAGCTCTCTAGCCCTCTTTACCTTGCATCCCAGCAGTAGTGTATGGATGTGATCCCTGTCTTTTTaagctctgctttgctgctgccttgAGAATCTCTGTGGGATCGGAGGTAGAAGCTGAGGATTGAGTCCAGCTGCACACCTGGACCAGCACCAGAGCAGGCAACAGGAGTTGTCTctctgcagcacacagggagCCAGGTGCCTTCTGTCAGTTGTTAaacccttccctccttcacaATCAGTGACTGAAGTCCTTCTGTTCCACATTTAAATGTGGTCTTATTGCTGTGAATGCTGATTATCCCCCTCCCTGCATCCTCAGGATTTGTAGCATCAAAGACCTTTAGCTCACCAAGCTTTCCAGCAAACACTGGTTGTTCTCTCCGTGTGTGATCAGCACAGTTTCTCTCATTCTTTGTGCTTTAGTGAAGCTGCAATTGTGCTTAATGTTTGCTCAGAAAAGGGCTGAACTGTCCACCTACTGTCCTGCCGTGTCCCACAATACTTAAAGGTCGGAGACAAACCCCAGAGTGGAGATCCCAACTTTCTGCAGATCCCTAAGCAATCCTCCCGTGATTTGGATTTCGTGACTGAAAGCTCTGGAGACACAACTGCTTGTTGAGTTGAGTGTTTCCTTGAAATGGTCGACACATCAACAGTTTGATGCTAAATATTGCTGTAATACTTTCAACGTTCTATATACACGAGCaattaaaacactgagaaaGTTAAACATGTCCCACATGGTGGAACGTGTGCTCTGAAGGGACTTTGGCCACAGCAAGGATATAAATGGGGTATTGTCtactttcttcagaaaaaagcaTATAGGCTgataaagaactgaaaaaggCACAGCACTATCACTTCAcaggggtgttttttttgtttttgtttttgtttttttttttttagctcattGTTTTTACCCTTAAGTTCTAAAACCCTAAATAATTGTCCAAATATACAAAGCTCAATAAACCACCAGCAACACATACTGCAaatttcaaaacacagtttgtttgcttgtttttccaaACGCAACCGGAGGACAGATGGATCCTTTCCAGCCACCAGAACTTCTCCAGGACAGAGCCCTCCCTCAAGGCCTGCCTGCAAAAAGGGGGTGATTTCAAAAGCCACCCAGgtggattttattattttttaacgCCCCTGGCTGCAGCTCTTGCTTTCTCTCGTGGTCCTTCTCaccttctgtctctctcttaGTTAATCCTTTATCCTCCAGGACTCTGATCCCCGCCCAGAGGTCTCCACGAACCTCTGTGGTGCCCTGTGTGAGTTCCAGGTATCTCTTGACAAAGTCAAGGTGCCCCACAGCAGAGATGCAGGTTCCTGTAGCAGAAGAGCTCCTTGGCAGGCTCGGGAAACACTGTTTGCTTGCAGGAGGGAGCGGAGGCTGAGACACCCGGTGATCTCGGACTTACCCCGGAGCAGTTCCAGATCAGCAGCTTAACCAGCAGCTGGACGCCAAAGTGCGACTTTCCCTTATTTCCACCTCACGTTGCCATCAGTGCAGACCCAAATCTACCCTGAATTTCAATGGAGACTATTGCTTTTATTGCCAAGAAGTAGGATACAGTGCACGCTCGCTCTCCTTCCTCCGAGTGAATGTTGGATGGACGCTGACCAACTCGCCAAATTTTTTAGAAGGGACTATTTCCTTCCTCTAAAACTCACCTTTTCTTGCCTCCTTCTATGCAGACCCTGTGAGATGAAGCTGCACTACCTGTTCTCTAGCCCCTGCCACTGCCAGAAGAGCCAGTGGCCAAACACCTCTTGCCacctcctgctttttctttcctttttttttttttttttctccagccaggtggatttttttttttagttccccTGCTAAttcaagggtttaaaaaaattaccacGAGTTCTGGGGTaggaatcaaaaaaaaaaaaaccaaaaaaaaaaaaaaaaaccaaaaaacaaaaaaccaaaaaattcaCATGCTTCTCCCATTTGTCCCGTCTCACACATCGGCGGCACTAATTCACCAGGACGTAGCCACTGTGCTGGGGGTCTACAGTCTCCATCATTTCACAATCAAAGAgtccaggcagctctgccagggtcAGGGGGTCGTAGCTGGGCTGGGGCTcgggggaggcagagctgccctggctgtcAGGCAATGCTACACTGCTCTGGGGGGCCGGGTCCAGGGGGTACTGGCACTGCTCGGGGTAGTCTGGCTCGGAGGAGGGGACCACGGGCAAGTCACAAGTCTGATAGGAATATTGTAAGGGctgtggtggctgctgctgcacctgcACGGGTGAGGgcagcctggaggagctgctgagctgggagggcagcGGGTCCAGCGGGACCTTCTGGTACTGGCTGAGGAAGGGGTCGTATTGCATCTGTTCCTGGGAGGGCTCCAGCACGGGgctcaggggctgctgcaggctgaACTGGgccggctgctgctgctgctggggctgctggggctcctcctggcagggcaggggcagctgggcTGACCTCGGGTAGGAGCTCTCGGCGATTTGCATCTGGTTGAAGTAGGCTTGGAGCTGGGACTGCTTCTGCAGGAAGAGCCGCTTCTGGTGCAACCTGGAGCAGGGGGGCACAAAACCACAGTTACAGCCCTGCCTTTGGAGACCCTGAGGGGCCTGAAAAACGCAGTTACAGGGCTGCCTTTGGAGACCCTGAGGGGCCTGCACCAGTCCTGCAGGCTGGGCActcacacagccccagcagggagggaagggtaACACGGAAAAATCCCTTGGCAATGTCGCCCgttccccttcccagcccatcAGAGCTGTCACCCTTCGGCAAAGATCTCCTTTTGATCACCTTCTCTATTACCTACTGAATTTTTCCCGTGCCATTAAGTCAACCCCGTGCCTGGTTTAATTCCCTTTGCTAAGAATGAGATTGCATTGTATTTTATCCTGGGGAACCCGGGGGCTGAAGATTAGCCACAGAAATCCGTAAGGACAGGGCAGGACTGTTATCCCCCCTTTTAAAAGAAGGACCGTGTCCTTACTACAAGTTTTGGAGTGAAGCTTTCCTCTTTCAAATGATTTCTAAATGGGCAGAGATTGTTCCAGTTCTTTTCTTGCTCCTGAGGGCAGGAATGACTTGTCTGCATCGTTGGAAAGGTTCTTACCTGTGCTCCTGTAGCTGCTGTTCCAGACTCCGGGGCAGTTCTTTGCAGTAGAGCTGGCAAGTGTTCGGAGCTTTTGAGAGCAGAGTAGGCTTCTGCAAGGCAAGCAGGGCTGGTTTTAATGGCATTTGATTTAATGCATTAGCCCAGAAAGCCAGAGAAAGACTGTCTGCCCTTCTGGCAGAGCAACATCCAGCTGCCAACGGAGCCTCTACCTAAACCCAGCACAAGTGCTGCTTATTGACTTCTAACCCTTAGACAGTATTTTTGCATGAGAGACTGTGGCATAAAAACCCAtagaaggatttcttcccaagtGAAAGAGAAGCTGCAAGCTGAAAAACTGtaggggggaaagaaaaaatcaagtttttctTAACTAAAGCAATATGAAAATAAAGGAGGGTGTGGAACTGTAAGGGGGGTTAGGAAGTGGCTGCTCAGGTGCTGATGCACAACCTTTATGAGGTGTTACACCAATAATATGTATTCTTAGCAGTTACCATGCACTAGCAGAGTAGGAAAACAGCAGTAATACACTCTTTGCATAATCAGGGTCAGTGtctgacaaaagaaaaatacagtataaTTTCCAGTTCAGCCATTTTCTGCTGATTGAGACTGATTTTCCTGACTAAGGGGAGCCCCAGGGTTGGTGTGCTGGGCAGGACCAGCAGCTGGGGGCAGtttggggagggcaggggtggTACCTGCAGCCTGTGTTTCAGGTACTGTGTTTCCAGGCTCTGCCTTCTGGACAACACTGGGGGATGTGCACCATtagggaaagcaggggaagcctcctgctgctgctgctgctgggatgctTCCTCCTGCAGAGAGAACAGGAACAGGTTTCGTGATCAGAAAAGGCTTTAACCCTTTTTCTTTGAGGATTCCCCCAGAAAATTCCCCAGAAAAGCTCCCCCAGAGGTTTCACAGTCACCATATTCCTGATTGCCTGACGTGTTCCACCTGAAACAACTCCCTGGGAATGTGTTTAACATTTCACTGTGCAAATCAGGCTTTTGCACTTCTAGCAATTATACCAGCCCAGCTCCACCAAGGAAAGGTGTTGCTGGGCTTTGTTAAATCTACAACACCCTTCAGACtaaaagcaggaggaagatgTTGGGTTTTGGGAAGCTGAAAGGGCCACTCACTGACAGCACCAGGATGGCAAAGGCTCGTTCTCCAGCCTGCAGGAAAGGAGAATAGGGAAACTTATCTGTCAGTGAGCTCCTCTCAGGTCTCCAGAACACCTcatcctctcctgctctgccccaaaACATTCACACCTGAAAGGTGGAGCTTGGTTTCTGCCCTGAGTACCTGTGCAGGGCTGTTCatgagctcctgcagctgggtGGCAGCTGATGTCAGGGAAGGCTCCTCTTCTGACCCCATCTGTTCATAGAGCAGCTGGACTTTGTTCAGTTCCAGGATTCCTTTGGTTCGTGCCAGGTTCTGGAGGTGCTGCCTGAATGCTACAATTCCTGGGGGAAGAAGAGCcgagcaaaaaaaaaaccccctaatcagaaaatcagtttaattCATGTCCGCTGAGCACTGAAACATGAGATGAGGGGCAACCAAGTCCCACAGTGGTGCTTCTGTGCATGGAGGACATTCCCTACCGTGTCCAGGtgtaattataattaatttctgGGAGCAGCTGTGATTACCTTGTGTGAGGGAGGTGTCGGAGGCCCTCCGTCCCTCTCGGAAGCTGACGGGGGAGCGGTTGTGGGCCTCCCTTTTTTGGGAGCTCAGGGCCTGCATGGCTGGGTTGGCAGGTCTCAGCCCGATGAAAGGGGGGGTCATCCGAGGGGCCTGCTGGTTGCTCAGCACCATTTCCTTCAAGGAGGGGGTCTCTCCCAGGAATTTCATGTCCCTCTGGATGGATCCCATGTCGTACTCAGAGTCGatgctgcccagggaggagtTCTCATCCAGTGAATACACtttccctgtggaaaaaaacccaacaaaacaacaaaccacaagTCAGAATAAAAGGCAAGTGCAGCACTAATTTAACAAAGCACAGGCTCGAGCTACTCCTGCCAGCAGTGACTATCTTAGAGgaaacagtcaaaaaaaaaatcaagcttcATAAAGTAACTGCATGATTTTGCAGCAA comes from the Chiroxiphia lanceolata isolate bChiLan1 chromosome 23, bChiLan1.pri, whole genome shotgun sequence genome and includes:
- the SIK2 gene encoding serine/threonine-protein kinase SIK2 isoform X2, with amino-acid sequence MNIKIADFGFGNFYKSGEPLTTWCGSPPYAAPEVFEGQQYEGPQLDIWSMGVVLYVLVCGALPFDGPTLPILRQRVLEGRFRIPYFMSEECEHLIRRMLVLDPSKRLTIAQIKEHKWMLVEVPAQRPILYPPGEENEPSLGEYNEQVLRLMHSLGIDQQKTVESLQNKSYNHFAAIYYLLVERLKSHRSSFPVEQRVDARQRRPSTIAEQTVAKAQAVVPSVNLHSQNARLLQSPGLPSASGAEAFSFPPSNCQGEAAFMEEERVETPKVNGCLLDPVPPVVMRKGCQSLPSSMMETSIDEGIETEGEAEDDPAQAFAALQAARVGKRRHTLAEVTNQLVMVPGTGKVYSLDENSSLGSIDSEYDMGSIQRDMKFLGETPSLKEMVLSNQQAPRMTPPFIGLRPANPAMQALSSQKREAHNRSPVSFREGRRASDTSLTQGIVAFRQHLQNLARTKGILELNKVQLLYEQMGSEEEPSLTSAATQLQELMNSPAQEEASQQQQQQEASPAFPNGAHPPVLSRRQSLETQYLKHRLQKPTLLSKAPNTCQLYCKELPRSLEQQLQEHRLHQKRLFLQKQSQLQAYFNQMQIAESSYPRSAQLPLPCQEEPQQPQQQQQPAQFSLQQPLSPVLEPSQEQMQYDPFLSQYQKVPLDPLPSQLSSSSRLPSPVQVQQQPPQPLQYSYQTCDLPVVPSSEPDYPEQCQYPLDPAPQSSVALPDSQGSSASPEPQPSYDPLTLAELPGLFDCEMMETVDPQHSGYVLVN